In Ovis canadensis isolate MfBH-ARS-UI-01 breed Bighorn chromosome 23, ARS-UI_OviCan_v2, whole genome shotgun sequence, the DNA window TGTTGGTGAttttctgcagttttttttttaatttgataatgAAAGACTTTAATTGTAATGTCATTGGCACATGCCATTTCTTTCCAGGTTCATAACTTAAGTTTACTAGATATGAAGAAATACTTGGACATTTTTAGACTAAATAGCAAGCATTTAAAATACCATGGTATTCagctgatatatatatttaaaagtgtaaaggagattcataaaaatgaaagcatgttTCAAAAATAGAGTCTATGCAAATTCATCCTATTTTATCATTTATAGTAACATAGTATggtacttcattcattcacttgtgtatttattcattcatttgtatatttatttgttaaagTATGTTGACCTACaacatgacatttttaaaaaattatttatttatttacttttggctgtgctgggtctccgttgctgtgtggtcttttctctagttgtgtggagtcggggctactctttagttgtgacatgcaggcttctcattgtggtgacttttcttgtggagcacaggctctagggcacacacgCTTTAGTAGTTGTGCCTCTAaggttccagagcacaggctcagtagttgtggggcaggggcttagttgctccacagcatgtgggatcttcccaactcagggactgatcccgtgtctcctgctttgacaggcggattctctaccactgagccaccagggaagcccaatactatgttttttccaggtgTACCGCATAGTGACTCGATATTTCTATATTATTACAAAAGGATCACCACTTCTACAGCTTGATAATCATATGCAGATTTTTGGTGCTGCTTGAGATTCCTGAACCTGTGGTTTCTGTCACTGATTTTGGGAAGTTCTCAGTCATTATTACTTTcagtatttcttcctttcctttctctctcttttccttttggtatTCCCTTTATACGAACATACATTATTCCCTTCGTAATTGTCCCACAGTTCTTACACATTCTGATCTTTTTCGTTCTTTCTCCCTTTTACATTTCAGTTTTAGATGTTTCTATTGAATATCTTCAAGCTTACTGATTCTTCCTGTGGCTCTGTAAGTGTATTAACGAGCCCTCGaaaaaggcattcttcatttctgtatcAGTGTTTCTTATTTCTAGAATTTCCTTTTGACTCTTTCCTAGGGTTTCTATTTCCCTGCTCACATACACATCTGTTCTTTCATAATGTCCACTTTTTCCATTAGTGCCCTTAGCATATTATTTAAATGATAATTAATTTGATTGTTGGTGATGTTGAGTTTTTCTACAACCCAGATGATTTTCTGTCCAGTTATTGTGACAGTTTATTTAGAGAGGGACAGTGAAGTCGCCCATTATAATTGTGGAtctgtctatttctcctttcagctcTGTTAGTTTTTGCCTCATATATTTCACTGCTCTGTTGTTTGGTGCATAGACATGTATGATTGCTGTGACTTCTCAGTGGATTGACTCTTTTACTATCATATAATCTTTCTCCCAGGCTCTGATAGTTTTATGAGCtctgaagtctattttatctgatataaatTTAGCACTTCTGCTTCCTTTGATTAATGTTTGCAATATATATCATTttctatccttttactttcaacttGCCTACACCATTATATTTGGATTGAATTTCTTATAGACTACATCTGGTTTTCAATCTACTCTATCAATGTCTATCTTTTAATCAGTTTATTTAGGCCCATACTTTTAGTGTAGATCTGCTAATGacaaattctctctttttttccctctctgagaaTATCCTTCATCCTGAAGGATATCTTCACTGGATATAGGATTCTGGGTCAtcagttcttttcttttggcACCATGCTATCAAAATAAGGACTAAACTAAGATAAAAATGAATGTGTTCCCAGGTTACATTCTTAAAACTGATTCACCTAATGAGGAGGGAGACATCTCTATGGTCTGGAGGATTATGCTCACTTCTGGGAATTACATCTTAAAAGGAACTGAagagaggtcttccctggtggtccattggttgagactccgagctcccaatgcagggggcctgagttcgatccctggtcagggaactagatccacatAGAAGTtacctcatgctgcaactaagtggtatagccaaataaagttttcttagaaGAGATAATACATGCATAGACAaacaactacattaaaaaaaaaaagaattgaagaaaTCAAGGCCTATTGATATCAGTGGGATAAATATGGTAAGGGGATACAAAACCACATCCTAAGAGAAATGGCATAAAAGAACTAAGGCTGTTGCTCCTGAAAAGAAAATACTCTCAAAGAGTAGGACCTCCAAAGAAAATAGGACTTGTTCCCCTGGGCTCTGAGGGGTTTCAGAGAGAGTGAATGGTAAGGGAGAGAGATTTAAATTTAGTAccagggagctgggggtggggggggtggccgTGGTGTAGGGGCTGTAGCTGTGCGCGGGGACCGGGTGCGGTGCCTGCGGTTGCTGCGGAGCTGACGAGAAACTACTAAAGTTCCTGTGGACGCAAAGTAGAATTTCATAAGAGCATAATGGATGGAGAAGAGAAAACCTATGGTGGCTGTGAGGGCCCTGATGCCATGTATGTCAAATTGATATCTTCAGATGGTCATGAGTTTATTGTAAAGAGAGAACATGCGCTAACATCAGGAACAATAAAAGCCATGTTGAGTGGCCCAGGTCAGTTTGCTGAGAATGAAACTAATGAAGTCAATT includes these proteins:
- the LOC138428521 gene encoding elongin-C, which codes for MDGEEKTYGGCEGPDAMYVKLISSDGHEFIVKREHALTSGTIKAMLSGPGQFAENETNEVNFREIPSHVLSKVCMYFTYKVRYTNSSTEIPEFPIAPEIALELLMAANFLDC